A single region of the Lates calcarifer isolate ASB-BC8 linkage group LG16_LG22, TLL_Latcal_v3, whole genome shotgun sequence genome encodes:
- the spata48 gene encoding spermatogenesis-associated protein 48 — protein MTCSVNQTHIQTHSGVPPQAVMTAVVDSFKPFSAELHVIKRLNTSLYQTGGRNGLEPGRSTSPFSRFHPPAEHVALAPLRNDVPLLDPCCGQLSAGAEVDLGVKGRQKFIGFRHVPSALWVPPGFRERPQTAPNPSGVSVDLSEDKAWNSRRIPDAVLRARLNGSTSADKVQPNSPRTFVKAAKHSSLPDKHTGPQTLKALGSEMFNGQSSLFILCRSYEEVGWDIKLPRRLKAPETTLEKMADPVCERPSSRRYHSQPQLWQSIGSEWKRQQLRSRNDAKKPISFCSGCPRSGQIPLYTGTIGSENMDDIDNMDEAFRPLTLKRSVVPPYTPTSRRTTIPGYTGKAAYANPGADAAVSVPAISTPARSSGIIEEAGCRSVFGYAAPLSRMVTTVTPCNPSLRPALPASHAKKTTTHTHTKRH, from the exons ATGACCTGCTCTGTCAaccagacacacatacaaacacactctggAGTTCCTCCACAGGCAGTAATGACTGCAGTTGTGGATTCCTTCAAGCCTTTCTCTGCAGAGCTACACGTCATAAAACGGCTGAACACCAGTTTGTACCAGACCGGTGGTAGAAATGGACTCGAACCCGGACGATCGACTTCTCCTTTCTCTAGATTTCACCCCCCTGCCGAGCACGTCGCCCTCGCCCCGTTACGAAACGACGTTCCCCTGCTGGACCCCTGCTGTGGTCAGCTGAGCGCCGGAGCAGAGGTAGACCTGGGGGTCAAAGGTCGACAGAAATTCATAGGTTTCCGTCATGTGCCCTCTGCTCTGTGGGTTCCGCCAGGTTTTAGAGAGAGGCCACAAACAGCCCCAAATCCCTCTGGAGTCAGTGTGGACCTGAGCGAGGACAAGGCCTGGAACTCCAGGAGGATCCCTGACGCAGTCTTGAGAGCAAGACTCAACG GTTCAACCAGTGCTGATAAAGTTCAACCAAACTCACCGAGGACGTTTGTTAAAGCAGCGAAGCACAGCAGTCTCCCTGATAAACACACTGGACCTCAG ACACTCAAGGCGCTTGGCTCAGAGATGTTTAATGGACAGAGCTCCCTGTTCATTTTGTGCAGGAGTTATGAGGAAGTAGGCTGGGATATAAAGCTACCACGGCGCTTGAAGGCACCAGAGACGACCCTGGAGAAAATGGCAGACCCGGTGTGTGAGCGCCCCTCATCCAGGCGCTACCACAGCCAACCCCAACTGTGGCAG TCTATTGGATCTGAGTGGAAGAGGCAGCAGCTTCGATCGAGGAATGATGCCAAGAAACCAATATCTTT ctgcagTGGATGTCCAAGGTCGGGTCAAATCCCTCTGTACAC AGGGACGATCGGCTCTGAGAACATGGACGACATCGACAACATGGATGAAGCCTTCCGCCCTCTGACCCTGAAGAGGAGCGTTGTGCCCCCGTACACGCCAACATCACG tcgAACCACCATCCCTGGTTACACAGGCAAAGCTGCCTACGCAAACCCTGGTGCTGATGCTGCAGTCTCTGTCCCGGCTATCTCCACTCCTGCACGCTCCTCTGG GATAATCGAAGAGGCAGGGTGTCGGTCTGTTTTCGGGTATGCGGCGCCCCTGTCCAGGATGGTGACCACCGTGACCCCCTGTAACCCGTCCCTGAGACCTGCACTTCCTGCCTCGCAcgccaaaaaaacaacaacacacacacacacgaagagACATTAG